One region of Lactobacillus johnsonii genomic DNA includes:
- a CDS encoding APC family permease, whose protein sequence is MVKKNVPKKLTFMSIYFLGINGIIGSGAFLLPQSIYKDMNLLSVIVLLSAALTVGLIALCYADLASRFTGSGAAWLYSYNAFGRFAGYELGVFTWFLGCCTYAAEVVAFLTTLKSFVPAFKQSSIYFAVGIGLILLFSIINFFGRALVKVIDNTSSIAKLSTIILFIIVGMFFMHIANFHPVMPAAAGKGVGPFFHHFGAAFSVVFYLFSGFSFIPIAASQMKNPAKNIPRALVAVMVSVSILYTLMLLIAIGILGHKMSWYTIPIANAFKAAVGEWGYVIIIIGVLLSIFGVAFTCSFNTPALIASLALEHQLLPNWVGKKNKFDAPWVGIILTAAVTLLLITQSYLFLVGCIVLASFVQYVPSIFAVIKFKHTGQYPNHGFKLPGGYTIPILALLVACYLIFNFTLETILLSIVVAAVTAVLYLFLGKKRLAKMGGIPTAVREQKNHPNITKKQN, encoded by the coding sequence ATGGTTAAAAAAAATGTTCCTAAAAAGTTAACTTTTATGTCAATCTACTTTTTAGGAATTAACGGAATTATTGGATCTGGAGCGTTTTTGCTTCCACAATCTATTTATAAAGACATGAATTTGCTCAGTGTAATTGTTTTACTATCTGCTGCCTTGACAGTGGGGTTGATTGCTTTATGTTATGCAGATTTAGCTAGTCGTTTTACAGGATCAGGGGCTGCTTGGTTATATTCTTATAATGCTTTTGGTCGATTTGCGGGGTATGAATTAGGTGTATTTACCTGGTTTTTAGGTTGCTGTACGTATGCTGCTGAAGTGGTAGCATTTTTGACAACGCTTAAAAGTTTTGTACCAGCTTTTAAACAGAGTTCGATCTATTTTGCAGTTGGGATAGGTTTAATCTTATTATTCTCAATTATTAATTTCTTTGGTCGTGCATTAGTTAAGGTAATTGATAATACTTCTTCGATTGCAAAATTATCAACTATTATTTTATTTATTATTGTTGGTATGTTTTTCATGCATATTGCAAACTTCCATCCCGTAATGCCAGCAGCCGCCGGTAAGGGTGTTGGTCCTTTCTTCCATCATTTTGGTGCAGCATTTAGTGTTGTATTTTATTTATTTAGTGGATTCTCATTTATTCCAATAGCTGCTTCACAAATGAAAAATCCTGCGAAGAATATTCCACGAGCTTTAGTTGCAGTTATGGTTAGTGTAAGTATTCTTTATACTTTAATGCTATTAATTGCGATTGGTATTTTGGGTCATAAAATGTCTTGGTACACAATTCCAATTGCAAATGCCTTTAAAGCTGCTGTTGGTGAATGGGGTTATGTGATCATCATTATTGGAGTTTTGTTAAGTATTTTCGGTGTGGCGTTTACTTGCTCATTTAATACGCCTGCTTTGATTGCTTCCTTAGCTCTAGAACACCAGTTATTACCAAATTGGGTAGGAAAAAAGAACAAATTTGATGCTCCATGGGTTGGTATTATTTTGACAGCTGCTGTAACCTTACTTTTAATTACTCAATCATACTTATTCTTAGTTGGATGTATTGTTTTAGCTTCATTTGTTCAATATGTACCATCTATTTTTGCGGTTATTAAATTTAAGCATACTGGCCAATATCCAAACCATGGCTTCAAGCTTCCAGGTGGCTACACAATTCCAATTTTAGCTTTATTAGTAGCTTGCTATTTAATCTTTAACTTTACTTTGGAAACTATTTTACTCTCAATAGTTGTAGCTGCTGTAACAGCTGTTTTATACTTGTTCTTAGGAAAGAAGAGATTAGCTAAGATGGGCGGAATTCCAACTGCAGTTAGGGAGCAGAAGAATCATCCAAATATTACTAAAAAACAAAATTAA
- a CDS encoding APC family permease yields the protein MDESKDLNPAKKFISWQTLFLMALCTVIGLDDIMYNFQNQGMAVIFSWIVMVLFYVIPYSLMVGQLGSVFNKEGGGLSSWVRGTDGEFLGYFTAWTYWAASIPYAVDSANEVIVDLGWALTGSEKFQDQIPNSLFALLTFVTFIVFIIVEHHFSNSMEFLSTIGGGLMVIMTILFVVLAFVGLAKSDGHMATTNFTWRDIFPKFDWRYFSTIAMLIYAMNGAELVAPYVTKMKKPQYDFPKAMIALAAMTAFLTIFGSFALGIYFNANHLPNDLKMNGAYYAFKMIGHQYGWGNFLLYFWAWTSFFFNCALLAVLLDAMTRMLISDTGSRYMPKFLRKKDKNGLPINGYILTVALSSFIMILGIFLPNMNDIFNWLLNLNAIVSPGVTCWIFYSFMRIRKDSKKFPSKYVFIKNDKIAYAVGLTLLLVTAIATIMGITPQDVPEGSNIWWYELIINIVAVIVLIGLGAILPGIRHREIEYGIAFDKVQWISMIAIIMGSIIFGIYLGGLKHLSGRGIYIAVEGILSLLIVWLIGRRKPNLANGFKAEED from the coding sequence GTGGATGAATCAAAAGATTTAAACCCTGCCAAGAAATTTATTTCTTGGCAAACTTTATTTTTGATGGCACTCTGTACTGTTATCGGTTTAGATGACATAATGTACAATTTCCAAAACCAAGGAATGGCGGTCATATTCTCATGGATCGTAATGGTTTTATTTTATGTTATTCCTTACTCTTTAATGGTTGGACAATTAGGTTCAGTCTTTAATAAAGAAGGCGGAGGACTTTCTTCATGGGTACGCGGAACTGATGGCGAATTCTTGGGATATTTCACTGCTTGGACTTATTGGGCAGCTTCAATTCCTTATGCTGTTGATTCAGCTAATGAAGTTATTGTTGACTTAGGTTGGGCTCTTACTGGATCAGAAAAGTTTCAGGATCAAATTCCCAACTCTTTGTTTGCCCTCCTAACCTTTGTAACTTTTATTGTCTTCATCATTGTTGAACACCATTTTTCAAATTCAATGGAGTTCTTGTCAACCATTGGTGGTGGACTAATGGTTATTATGACTATTCTTTTTGTTGTCCTTGCCTTTGTAGGTTTGGCAAAATCAGATGGCCATATGGCCACCACCAATTTCACTTGGAGAGATATCTTTCCTAAATTTGACTGGCGCTACTTCTCAACAATTGCAATGCTAATCTATGCAATGAATGGTGCCGAATTAGTTGCGCCTTATGTAACTAAAATGAAGAAGCCACAATATGACTTTCCTAAAGCGATGATTGCTTTAGCAGCAATGACAGCATTCTTAACAATATTTGGATCATTTGCCTTAGGAATTTACTTTAACGCAAACCACTTGCCTAACGACTTAAAAATGAACGGTGCTTACTATGCCTTTAAGATGATTGGCCACCAATATGGTTGGGGCAATTTTCTTCTCTACTTCTGGGCTTGGACATCTTTCTTCTTTAACTGTGCATTGCTAGCAGTTTTACTTGATGCAATGACTAGAATGTTAATTTCTGATACTGGTAGTCGCTATATGCCTAAGTTCCTTAGAAAAAAGGATAAGAATGGTTTGCCAATTAACGGGTATATATTAACTGTAGCTTTGTCATCATTCATTATGATTTTAGGTATCTTTTTACCTAACATGAACGATATTTTTAACTGGTTACTTAACTTAAACGCAATTGTTTCACCAGGTGTTACCTGCTGGATCTTCTACTCATTTATGCGGATTAGAAAAGATTCGAAAAAGTTTCCTTCAAAATATGTCTTTATTAAAAACGACAAAATTGCCTATGCTGTTGGGCTAACTCTCCTTCTTGTTACTGCTATAGCCACGATTATGGGAATCACGCCACAAGATGTACCGGAAGGAAGCAATATTTGGTGGTATGAATTAATTATTAATATTGTTGCTGTAATCGTCTTGATTGGTTTAGGAGCAATTTTGCCTGGAATCAGACACCGAGAAATTGAATATGGTATTGCTTTTGATAAGGTTCAATGGATTTCAATGATTGCAATCATTATGGGCTCAATTATCTTCGGAATTTACCTAGGAGGATTAAAACACTTATCTGGACGTGGAATCTACATTGCTGTTGAAGGTATACTTAGTCTGCTGATTGTTTGGCTAATTGGTAGAAGAAAACCTAACCTAGCCAACGGTTTTAAGGCTGAAGAAGATTAA
- a CDS encoding MFS transporter, with amino-acid sequence MMQKSDKPIWKKNLYILSIAVFIAGIAFSEIMPFLPLYIDTLGHFTHQQLNFWSGFIFSGVYFVSAIISPWWGKLADKKGRKLMILRASLGMAIVLGSMGLVTNVWQLFFLRMLQGVFAGFVSNSNALIATETPKEKSGQALGTMASSFTAGNLLGPFLGGALASTFSYRVTFFITGGLLLISFLLSLFFVHEEGFKPITEKKLDKASGVIATLRSPALIFGLLLTTLIIQAANNSINPIVSLYVKQLMNGHGDVVFVSGVIAALPGIATFLAASRFGALGDKIGTHKIIIGGFIGATILFFLTAFVHNTTQLGILRFLVGFTDACLFPQVQTLLTKNSPAAVTGRIFSWNQSAMYIGNIVGPLLGSFIAGISSYNMVFIVTAGIVVLNLILFNLNVVRNLAK; translated from the coding sequence ATGATGCAAAAATCAGATAAACCGATTTGGAAAAAGAATCTTTATATCCTTTCAATTGCAGTTTTTATTGCTGGAATTGCTTTTTCCGAAATTATGCCTTTTCTACCTCTCTACATTGATACCTTGGGTCATTTTACTCACCAACAATTAAATTTTTGGTCTGGATTTATTTTCTCAGGCGTATACTTTGTTTCAGCCATTATTTCTCCTTGGTGGGGAAAATTAGCTGATAAAAAAGGCAGAAAACTAATGATTCTCAGGGCTTCTTTAGGAATGGCAATTGTTCTTGGAAGCATGGGATTAGTGACTAATGTCTGGCAATTGTTCTTCCTAAGGATGTTGCAAGGAGTATTTGCTGGGTTTGTTTCAAACTCAAATGCCTTAATTGCTACAGAAACTCCAAAAGAAAAATCTGGTCAGGCTTTAGGAACAATGGCTTCTTCTTTCACTGCCGGCAACTTACTGGGACCATTTTTAGGAGGTGCGCTAGCTTCTACATTTAGCTACCGAGTTACTTTCTTTATCACAGGCGGTTTATTGTTAATCTCCTTCCTTCTTTCACTATTCTTTGTTCATGAAGAAGGTTTTAAACCTATTACTGAAAAGAAATTAGATAAGGCCAGTGGTGTTATCGCAACTCTCCGCTCTCCTGCTCTAATTTTTGGACTTTTACTAACCACTTTAATTATTCAAGCAGCTAATAACTCAATTAATCCAATTGTCTCACTGTATGTTAAGCAATTAATGAATGGACACGGAGATGTTGTTTTCGTTTCTGGAGTTATTGCAGCATTACCAGGAATTGCAACGTTTTTGGCTGCTTCTCGTTTTGGAGCCTTAGGAGATAAAATTGGAACCCATAAAATTATTATCGGTGGTTTTATTGGAGCAACAATTCTTTTCTTCTTAACCGCTTTTGTTCACAACACAACTCAACTCGGTATCTTACGATTTTTAGTAGGCTTTACCGATGCTTGTCTCTTCCCACAAGTTCAAACTTTATTAACTAAGAATTCACCAGCTGCTGTAACAGGAAGAATTTTTTCATGGAATCAGAGTGCAATGTATATTGGAAATATAGTTGGGCCTCTTTTAGGTTCCTTTATTGCCGGTATTTCAAGCTACAACATGGTATTTATTGTCACAGCAGGTATTGTGGTCTTGAATTTGATTTTGTTTAATTTGAATGTCGTTAGAAATCTTGCAAAATAA
- a CDS encoding MarR family winged helix-turn-helix transcriptional regulator: MRKRPLANLLYHIGKLENLLINQKLASINLRMSHAHVLRYIQKHSGCIQKEVADYLFYQPASFTNVVKLLEKRNMIERRPDPTNSLKKQLFLLPAGKEVLDQVNDAFDDVNKLVGTVDSETLLKLERISTNLEKQI; this comes from the coding sequence ATGAGAAAAAGACCCTTAGCAAATTTACTTTATCATATTGGCAAATTAGAAAATCTTTTGATCAATCAAAAACTAGCTTCTATTAACCTACGAATGTCACACGCTCATGTCTTAAGATATATCCAAAAACATTCTGGTTGCATTCAAAAAGAAGTAGCTGATTATCTTTTTTACCAACCAGCAAGCTTTACTAATGTAGTTAAATTATTAGAAAAGCGCAATATGATTGAGCGAAGACCAGATCCTACAAACAGCTTAAAGAAGCAATTGTTCCTGCTTCCCGCTGGTAAAGAAGTTCTTGATCAAGTAAACGATGCTTTTGATGACGTAAATAAATTAGTTGGAACTGTTGATTCCGAAACTTTATTAAAGCTTGAGAGAATTTCAACTAATTTAGAAAAACAAATTTAA
- a CDS encoding M42 family metallopeptidase, whose product MLKEFSDANSTSGFEEEFVKLFSTYAKNTADITVDGMLNVYAAKKENKGNRPVIQMDAHSDAVGFITQAVRPNGLIKFVPLGGWVKYNIPALRVKIRNRDGEYIPGVVATKPPHFMTAAERKSIPEVADMSIDVGSSSREETIKDYKIDTGCPIFVDVKCEYHEKSGLFFGKDFDDRFGAGAMVDILDNLKGEETNFDVVAALSSQEEVGLRGAYLTGRKIKPDLCIVLESCPADDTFEPEWLSQTGLKRGPMLRDMDTTFLPNPKFQQYACDMADKNNIPYTRSVRTGGGQDGAAIYYEYGAPTIVIGIPVRYEHSPYCFSAYKDFKASVDLATAIIRDMTQEKLDSFKVI is encoded by the coding sequence ATGTTAAAAGAATTTTCAGATGCAAATTCTACATCTGGATTTGAAGAAGAATTTGTAAAACTATTTTCTACTTATGCTAAAAATACTGCTGATATTACGGTAGATGGGATGCTTAATGTATATGCAGCTAAGAAAGAAAATAAAGGTAATCGCCCTGTTATTCAAATGGATGCTCACTCTGATGCAGTTGGTTTTATTACCCAGGCAGTTCGTCCGAATGGATTAATTAAATTTGTTCCACTTGGTGGTTGGGTAAAGTATAATATCCCAGCTTTAAGGGTGAAAATTCGTAATCGTGATGGTGAATATATTCCTGGAGTAGTAGCTACAAAGCCGCCACACTTTATGACTGCTGCTGAAAGAAAGTCAATCCCAGAAGTTGCTGATATGTCTATTGATGTAGGTTCATCAAGTAGGGAAGAGACCATTAAAGATTATAAAATTGATACTGGTTGTCCAATTTTTGTTGATGTAAAATGCGAATACCATGAAAAATCCGGCTTATTCTTCGGTAAAGATTTTGATGATCGCTTTGGTGCAGGAGCCATGGTAGACATCTTAGATAATTTGAAGGGTGAAGAGACTAATTTTGATGTAGTAGCTGCTTTATCTAGTCAAGAAGAAGTAGGACTGCGCGGTGCATATCTCACTGGACGAAAAATTAAGCCTGATTTATGTATTGTTTTAGAAAGTTGTCCAGCTGATGATACTTTTGAGCCGGAATGGTTATCTCAAACTGGCTTAAAACGCGGTCCAATGCTCAGAGATATGGACACTACATTTTTACCAAATCCTAAATTTCAACAGTATGCTTGCGATATGGCTGATAAGAATAATATTCCATATACTCGTTCTGTTAGAACAGGTGGCGGACAAGATGGGGCAGCAATTTATTATGAATATGGAGCTCCAACAATTGTTATTGGAATTCCAGTTCGTTATGAGCACTCCCCATATTGTTTCTCGGCATATAAAGACTTTAAGGCTTCAGTTGATTTAGCAACTGCAATTATTCGTGATATGACACAAGAAAAGCTAGATAGTTTTAAGGTGATCTAA
- a CDS encoding ABC transporter ATP-binding protein: MHLLEIKNLNYSVDGNTILKNINLSVNSGDFLTIIGPSGAGKSTLLKIIASLLTPTSGSIEYEGKDISQYSPLEYRRQVSYCFQQPSLFGKTVRDNLIFPYQIRREEVNEEHLGELLDKVSLNQTFLKKNINSLSGGEKQRVALIRNLVFLPQILLLDEVTTGLDENSKEIVHHLFADVRKKHVTILQVTHDKSEIEKANKIFEVKKAFLDEKCSCQ, translated from the coding sequence ATGCATCTTTTAGAAATTAAAAATTTAAATTATTCTGTTGATGGAAATACCATTCTGAAAAATATTAATCTAAGTGTAAATTCAGGAGACTTTTTAACAATTATAGGACCTTCTGGTGCAGGAAAAAGTACACTTTTAAAAATTATTGCTAGCTTACTTACACCTACTTCTGGTTCAATAGAATATGAGGGAAAAGATATTAGTCAATATTCTCCGCTTGAATATCGTCGGCAAGTTTCCTATTGCTTCCAGCAACCGTCTCTTTTTGGAAAAACGGTAAGAGATAATCTGATTTTTCCTTACCAAATTCGAAGGGAAGAAGTCAATGAAGAGCATCTGGGTGAATTATTAGATAAAGTAAGTCTAAATCAGACTTTTTTGAAGAAAAATATTAATTCTTTATCTGGTGGAGAAAAGCAACGAGTTGCCTTAATTCGAAATCTAGTCTTTTTACCACAAATTTTACTATTGGATGAAGTAACTACAGGACTTGATGAAAATAGTAAGGAAATTGTTCATCATTTATTTGCTGATGTGCGCAAGAAGCATGTTACTATCTTACAAGTAACTCATGATAAAAGTGAAATTGAAAAAGCCAATAAAATTTTTGAAGTGAAGAAGGCATT